GGGTGCACGCAAACATTGTGATTGGTGATGTTCAGTGTGCGGCATACTCTGGGTACGATATGGGTACCCCCAATTTTTTCTACCTGGGGGACTTCTATTGACGACCACTCGCCGTACGTTCGATGCTGCTGCTCTTCAACCTTTACTGGACTATCTGCGGGCCCAATGTCCGGATCGCCGATTAACGCTGGCCGAGGCGGAAGATGCCGTAATGACCTTGTTCCGGCAGTTGGGGCCGGCCTTGCTGGAAACCTTACTGCAGAGCGCGACCCCGCCGGAGGCGGGAAAAAAGGGGCGCCACCGCTCTGTTCGTGTGGCCGGGTGATGCGTTGGGTCGACTTCCGACGTCGCACGCTCACGACGCGCGCCGGGGAGGTGCGCCTGGTGCGGGGCTATTGGCATTGTGCCGCGTGTGGGACGGGCTGTGCGCCGGACGATGTGGTGTGGGACTTGCCGCCGGGCAATGCGTCCTGGGGCGTGCGGGACGGTGCCAGTTTACTCGGGGCCGTGTTGCCGTCGTTTGAAAAAACCGCCCATTTATTGGAGGATCTGACCCTCTTTCAGGTCAGTGCGCGCAGCACGGAAAGCTGGACGGAGGACGTGGGGGCCGCCTACGCGCCGCCCGTCCCGACGCCGGAGGCCCCGGCGCCGGCCGTCGACCTGGTGGTGATTGAAGCCGATGCCGGCAATACGCTGTGGCGGACCGATAATGCCTGGCATGAACAGAAAGTGTACGCCGCCTGGGGACGCCGCGCGGACCACGATCAGCCGATCCAGTATGCCGTCGCGCAAGGGCCGTGGGCGATCCACGCGCCCCTCGTGACGAACCTGGCCGAGCGCGTGGGGGTGACGACCGCGCGGGAGGTGCTGCTGCTGGGTGACGGCGCCCCGGCCCTGTGGCGCCTGCTGACGGGATGCTATCCGGAGGCATTTCAACTGCTGGACTGGTATCATCTCATGGAGCATCTCGGCGCGGTGGCAAAACTCCATCCGGACGGCACGCCGTGGCTGGCCACGCAGCAAGAAGCGCTACGGTTTCGTGGGCCGCGCGAGACGCTGCTGGCGCTGAAAGCGCTGCACCAGCGGGGGGACACCGCGGAACTTCGGCAGAGCGCGGGGGCCTGCCTGAAGTATATGTGGCGGCATCGTCAGCGCTTGAATTATCCGGAAGCCCGACGACGGGGCTATCCGATTGGCAGTGGGCGAATTGAATCCGCGGTGAAACAGGTCGTCCAAGCGCGGGCTAAGCAGGCGGGCATGCGTTGGAACCCGGTGCATCTCCAGCAGGTACTCACCGCGCGCTGTGCGGCGTTGAACGGCGACTGGGCGTGCGCGTGCGCCCAAACCAAAGCGGCGGTCACGCGGTCCGCCTCACCGCCACCGCTCCGTCTCGATCCGCCACAGACCGCCCGCAAGTCGATGCCGTCCCGGCGACCGTCCG
The window above is part of the Armatimonadota bacterium genome. Proteins encoded here:
- a CDS encoding ISKra4 family transposase produces the protein MSGSPINAGRGGRCRNDLVPAVGAGLAGNLTAERDPAGGGKKGAPPLCSCGRVMRWVDFRRRTLTTRAGEVRLVRGYWHCAACGTGCAPDDVVWDLPPGNASWGVRDGASLLGAVLPSFEKTAHLLEDLTLFQVSARSTESWTEDVGAAYAPPVPTPEAPAPAVDLVVIEADAGNTLWRTDNAWHEQKVYAAWGRRADHDQPIQYAVAQGPWAIHAPLVTNLAERVGVTTAREVLLLGDGAPALWRLLTGCYPEAFQLLDWYHLMEHLGAVAKLHPDGTPWLATQQEALRFRGPRETLLALKALHQRGDTAELRQSAGACLKYMWRHRQRLNYPEARRRGYPIGSGRIESAVKQVVQARAKQAGMRWNPVHLQQVLTARCAALNGDWACACAQTKAAVTRSASPPPLRLDPPQTARKSMPSRRPSASTREEPRSLSLKQMGQMVKQAFGF